A region of Peromyscus maniculatus bairdii isolate BWxNUB_F1_BW_parent chromosome 7, HU_Pman_BW_mat_3.1, whole genome shotgun sequence DNA encodes the following proteins:
- the Klhl40 gene encoding kelch-like protein 40, producing the protein MTLGLEQAEEQRLYQQTLLQDGLKDMLDHGKFLDCVVRVGEREFPCHRLVLAACSPYFRARFLAEPDGARELRLEEVSPDVVSQVLHYLYTSEIALDEASVQDLFAAAHRFQIPSIFTICVSFLQKRLCLANCLAVFRLGLLLDCARLAVAARDFICSRFPLVARDSDFLGLSADELIAIISSDGLNVEKEEAVFEAVMRWAGSGDAEAQGERQRALPTVFESIRCRLLPRAFLESRVERHPLVRAQPELLRKVQMVKDAHEGRLTTLRKKKKEKGEKTVQAKEANQGAADAKAEDDEERVLPGILNDTLRFGMFLQDLIFMISEEGAVAYDPAANECYCASLSTQIPKNHVSLVTKENQVFVAGGLFYNEDNKEDPMSAYFLQFDHLDSEWLGMPPLPSPRCLFGLGEALNAIYVVGGRELKDSEDSLDSVLCYDRLSFKWGESDSLPYAVYGHAVLSHMDLVYVIGGKGKDRKCLSTMCVYDPKKFEWKELAPMQTARSLFGATVHDGRIFVAAGVTDTGLTSSTEVYSIADNKWSSFEAFPQERSSLSLVSLAGTLYALGGFATLETESGELVPTELNDIWRFNEDEKKWEGVLREIAYAAGATFLPVRLNVLRLTKM; encoded by the exons ATGACGCTGGGCTTGGAGCAGGCTGAGGAGCAGCGGCTGTACCAGCAGACGCTCCTTCAGGACGGCCTCAAGGACATGCTGGACCACGGCAAGTTCCTGGACTGCGTGGTGCGCGTGGGCGAGCGCGAGTTCCCGTGCCACCGCCTGGTACTGGCCGCCTGCAGCCCCTACTTTCGCGCGCGCTTCCTGGCAGAGCCCGACGGCGCACGCGAGCTGCGCCTGGAGGAGGTGTCGCCCGACGTGGTGTCCCAGGTGCTGCACTATCTGTACACATCGGAGATCGCGCTGGACGAGGCAAGCGTGCAGGACCTCTTCGCCGCGGCGCACCGATTCCAGATCCCGTCCATCTTCACCATCTGCGTGTCGTTCCTTCAGAAGCGCCTGTGCTTGGCCAATTGCCTGGCTGTCTTCCGCCTCGGCCTCCTACTAGATTGTGCGCGCCTGGCGGTGGCAGCGCGCGACTTCATCTGCTCGCGCTTCCCGCTGGTGGCGCGCGACAGCGACTTCCTGGGGCTCTCGGCTGATGAACTGATCGCCATCATCTCCAGCGACGGCCTCAATGTGGAAAAGGAGGAGGCGGTGTTCGAGGCGGTGATGCGCTGGGCCGGCAGCGGCGATGCCGAGGCACAGGGGGAGCGTCAGCGCGCACTGCCTACCGTCTTTGAGAGCATTCGCTGCCGCCTGCTGCCTCGCGCCTTCCTGGAGAGCCGCGTGGAGCGCCATCCACTCGTGCGCGCCCAGCCCGAGCTGTTGCGCAAGGTGCAGATGGTGAAGGATGCACATGAGGGCCGCCTCACTACACTAcgcaagaagaagaaggagaagggcgAGAAAACCGTCCAGGCCAAGGAGGCCAACCAGGGCGCAGCAGACGCCAAGGCTGAGGACGATGAGGAACGCGTACTGCCTGGGATCCTCAATGATACCCTACGCTTCGGCATGTTCCTGCAAGACCTCATCTTCATGATCAGCGAGGAGGGTGCAGTGGCCTACGACCCAGCCGCCAACGAATGCTACTGTGCATCTCTGTCCACCCAGATCCCCAAGAACCACGTCAGCCTGGTGACCAAGGAGAACCAGGTCTTCGTGGCCGGTGGCCTCTTCTACAATGAGGACAACAAGGAGGACCCTATGAGTGCTTACTTTCTGCAG TTTGACCATTTGGACTCTGAGTGGCTGGGGATGCCGCCACTCCCCTCACCGCGCTGCCTCTTCGGCCTGGGGGAGGCTCTCAACGCCATCTACGTGGTCGGTGGCCGGGAGCTCAAGGACAGcgaggacagcctggactcaGTCCTGTGCTATGACAGGCT gTCATTCAAGTGGGGTGAATCGGACTCACTGCCCTATGCAGTATACGGCCACGCGGTGCTTTCCCACATGGACCTCGTCTACGTCATTGGCGGCAAAGGCAAGGACAG GAAATGCTTAAGCACGATGTGTGTCTATGACCCCAAGAAGTTTGAGTGGAAGGAGCTGGCGCCCATGCAGACAGCCCGCTCACTCTTCGGGGCCACCGTCCATGACGGCCGCATCTTTGTGGCTGCAGGGGTGACAGACACAGGACTTACCAGCTCCACGGAGGTGTACAGCATTGCCGACAACAA GTGGTCCTCCTTTGAGGCCTTCCCACAGGAACGCAGCTCGCTCAGCCTGGTCAGCCTAGCTGGCACTCTCTACGCCCTGGGTGGCTTTGCCACTCTGGAGACCGAGTCTGGAGAGCTGGTCCCCACGGAACTCAATGACATATGGAG ATTCAATGAGGACGAGAAGAAGTGGGAGGGGGTCCTTCGGGAGATCGCCTATGCGGCTGGCGCCACTTTCCTCCCTGTTCGCCTCAACGTGCTTCGCCTGACCAAGATGTGA
- the Hhatl gene encoding protein-cysteine N-palmitoyltransferase HHAT-like protein isoform X2 gives MGIKTALPAAELGLYSLVLSGSLAYAGRGLLEASQDGAHRKAFRESVRPGWEYLGRKMDVADFEWVMWFTSFRNIIVFALSGHVLFAKLCTMVAPQLRSWMYAVYGVLAVVGTMGPWYLLLLLGHCVGLYVASLLGQPWLCLALGLASLASFKMDPLISWQSGFVTGTFDLQDVLFHGGSGFTVLRCTSFALESCAHPDRRYSLADLLKYNFYLPFFFFGPIMTFDRFHAQVSQEPVRPEGELWRIQAQAGLSAAAIVAVDIFFHFFYILTIPSDLKFASRLPDSALAGLAYSNLVYDWVKAAVLFGVVNTVARLDHLDPPQPPKCITALYVFGETHFDRGINDWLCKYVYDHIGGDHSAVIPELAASVATFVVTTLWLGPCDIVYLWSVLNCFGLNFELWVQKLAECGPLAQIEQARLSEQMSRRVRALCGALNFWAIIMYNLVSLNSLEFTELVARRLILTGFPQTTLAVLFVTYCGVQLVKERERTLALEEEQRKDKEKLE, from the exons ATGGGCATCAAGACAGCTCTGCCTGCAGCTGAGCTCGGGCTCTACTCCCTGGTGCTGAGCGGGTCCCTGGCTTACGCTGGCCGAGGTCTCCTGGAGGCATCGCAAG ATGGGGCCCACAGGAAGGCCTTCCGGGAGTCTGTGCGACCTGGCTGGGAGTACCTGGGCCGGAAGATG GATGTGGCTGACTTCGAGTGGGTGATGTGGTTCACCAGCTTCCGAAACATCATTGTCTTTGCTCTCTCGGGACACGTGCTGTTTGCCAAACTCTGCACCATGGTGGCCCCCCAG CTCCGCTCCTGGATGTATGCTGTGTACGGAGTCCTGGCTGTGGTGGGCACAATGGGCCCATGGTACCTGTTGCTGCTTCTCGGCCACTGTGTGGGCCTCTATGTGGCCTCACTCTTGGGCCAGCCCTGGCTGTGCCTTGCCCTTGgtctggccagcctggcctccttcAAGATGGACCCCCTGATCTCTTGGCAG AGTGGGTTTGTAACAGGCACCTTTGATCTTCAAGACGTCCTGTTCCACGGAGGCAGCGGCTTCACGGTGCTTCGCTGCACCAGCTTCGCGCTGGAGAGCTGTGCCCACCCCGACCGCCGCTACTCCCTTGCTGACCTGCTCAAGTACAATTTCTacctgcccttcttcttcttcggGCCCATCATGACCTTCGACCGCTTCCATGCTCAG GTGAGCCAGGAGCCAGTGAGGCCAGAAGGAGAGCTGTGGCGCATCCAGGCCCAGGCCGGACTCAGCGCGGCAGCCATCGTGGCTGTGGACATCTTCTTCCACTTCTTCTACATCCTCACCATTCCCAGCGACCTTAAGTTTGCCAGCCGCCTCCCAGACAGTGCCCTTG CTGGCCTGGCCTACTCAAACCTGGTGTATGACTGGGTGAAGGCAGCGGTCCTCTTTGGTGTTGTCAACACTGTGGCGCGCCTGGACCACCTGGaccctcctcagcctcctaagtgcatCACCGCACTCTATGTCTTCGGGGAAAC GCACTTCGACCGTGGCATCAATGACTGGCTTTGCAA GTATGTGTATGACCACATTGGTGGGGATCATTCTGCTGTGATCCCAGAGCTGGCTGCCTCCGTGGCCACGTTTGTCGTCACCACTCTGTGGCTTGGGCCTTGTGACATCGTCTACCTGTGGTCTGTCCTTAACTGCTTTGGCCTCAATTTCGAGCTCTGGGTGCAGAAGCTGGCAGAATGCGGACCATTGGCGCAAATCGAG CAGGCCCGGCTATCAGAGCAGATGTCTCGCAGGGTCCGGGCCCTCTGCGGGGCTCTAAACTTCTGGGCTATCATCATGTACAATCTTGTGAGTCTCAACAGCCTTGAGTTCACAGAGCTGGTTGCCCGACGCCTGATACTTACAG GCTTCCCCCAGACCACGCTGGCCGTCTTGTTTGTCACCTACTGTGGTGTCCAGCTGGTAAAGGAGCGTGAGCGAACCTTGGCTttggaggaagagcagaggaaggacAAGGAGAAGCTGGAGtag
- the Hhatl gene encoding protein-cysteine N-palmitoyltransferase HHAT-like protein isoform X1: protein MGIKTALPAAELGLYSLVLSGSLAYAGRGLLEASQDGAHRKAFRESVRPGWEYLGRKMDVADFEWVMWFTSFRNIIVFALSGHVLFAKLCTMVAPQLRSWMYAVYGVLAVVGTMGPWYLLLLLGHCVGLYVASLLGQPWLCLALGLASLASFKMDPLISWQSGFVTGTFDLQDVLFHGGSGFTVLRCTSFALESCAHPDRRYSLADLLKYNFYLPFFFFGPIMTFDRFHAQVSQEPVRPEGELWRIQAQAGLSAAAIVAVDIFFHFFYILTIPSDLKFASRLPDSALAGLAYSNLVYDWVKAAVLFGVVNTVARLDHLDPPQPPKCITALYVFGETHFDRGINDWLCKYVYDHIGGDHSAVIPELAASVATFVVTTLWLGPCDIVYLWSVLNCFGLNFELWVQKLAECGPLAQIEARLSEQMSRRVRALCGALNFWAIIMYNLVSLNSLEFTELVARRLILTGFPQTTLAVLFVTYCGVQLVKERERTLALEEEQRKDKEKLE from the exons ATGGGCATCAAGACAGCTCTGCCTGCAGCTGAGCTCGGGCTCTACTCCCTGGTGCTGAGCGGGTCCCTGGCTTACGCTGGCCGAGGTCTCCTGGAGGCATCGCAAG ATGGGGCCCACAGGAAGGCCTTCCGGGAGTCTGTGCGACCTGGCTGGGAGTACCTGGGCCGGAAGATG GATGTGGCTGACTTCGAGTGGGTGATGTGGTTCACCAGCTTCCGAAACATCATTGTCTTTGCTCTCTCGGGACACGTGCTGTTTGCCAAACTCTGCACCATGGTGGCCCCCCAG CTCCGCTCCTGGATGTATGCTGTGTACGGAGTCCTGGCTGTGGTGGGCACAATGGGCCCATGGTACCTGTTGCTGCTTCTCGGCCACTGTGTGGGCCTCTATGTGGCCTCACTCTTGGGCCAGCCCTGGCTGTGCCTTGCCCTTGgtctggccagcctggcctccttcAAGATGGACCCCCTGATCTCTTGGCAG AGTGGGTTTGTAACAGGCACCTTTGATCTTCAAGACGTCCTGTTCCACGGAGGCAGCGGCTTCACGGTGCTTCGCTGCACCAGCTTCGCGCTGGAGAGCTGTGCCCACCCCGACCGCCGCTACTCCCTTGCTGACCTGCTCAAGTACAATTTCTacctgcccttcttcttcttcggGCCCATCATGACCTTCGACCGCTTCCATGCTCAG GTGAGCCAGGAGCCAGTGAGGCCAGAAGGAGAGCTGTGGCGCATCCAGGCCCAGGCCGGACTCAGCGCGGCAGCCATCGTGGCTGTGGACATCTTCTTCCACTTCTTCTACATCCTCACCATTCCCAGCGACCTTAAGTTTGCCAGCCGCCTCCCAGACAGTGCCCTTG CTGGCCTGGCCTACTCAAACCTGGTGTATGACTGGGTGAAGGCAGCGGTCCTCTTTGGTGTTGTCAACACTGTGGCGCGCCTGGACCACCTGGaccctcctcagcctcctaagtgcatCACCGCACTCTATGTCTTCGGGGAAAC GCACTTCGACCGTGGCATCAATGACTGGCTTTGCAA GTATGTGTATGACCACATTGGTGGGGATCATTCTGCTGTGATCCCAGAGCTGGCTGCCTCCGTGGCCACGTTTGTCGTCACCACTCTGTGGCTTGGGCCTTGTGACATCGTCTACCTGTGGTCTGTCCTTAACTGCTTTGGCCTCAATTTCGAGCTCTGGGTGCAGAAGCTGGCAGAATGCGGACCATTGGCGCAAATCGAG GCCCGGCTATCAGAGCAGATGTCTCGCAGGGTCCGGGCCCTCTGCGGGGCTCTAAACTTCTGGGCTATCATCATGTACAATCTTGTGAGTCTCAACAGCCTTGAGTTCACAGAGCTGGTTGCCCGACGCCTGATACTTACAG GCTTCCCCCAGACCACGCTGGCCGTCTTGTTTGTCACCTACTGTGGTGTCCAGCTGGTAAAGGAGCGTGAGCGAACCTTGGCTttggaggaagagcagaggaaggacAAGGAGAAGCTGGAGtag